One window from the genome of Paenibacillus azoreducens encodes:
- the phoU gene encoding phosphate signaling complex protein PhoU, producing MIRRKELDQDLEQLRSLLVKMGKHVIHALDEAVISLKNQDCNKAQEVVQADAQLNLMEEEIMDIGSRLIVTQQPVAKDLRRILVAFKISSDLERMGDLALDVAKVTLRLQNEPLIKPLIDIPQMANLVKVMIEEAITSYLDENTDLAYKMAQDDDQVDQLYSQILTELYGHMRSKPDSLSQALLLTLVGRYIERIADHATNIGESAVYLVTGKRPDLNR from the coding sequence ATGATTCGGAGAAAAGAGTTGGATCAGGATCTGGAGCAGCTTCGTTCGCTGCTTGTTAAGATGGGGAAGCATGTCATCCATGCCTTGGATGAAGCTGTTATCAGCCTTAAAAACCAGGATTGCAACAAAGCGCAGGAAGTCGTGCAGGCGGATGCGCAGCTGAATTTAATGGAAGAAGAAATTATGGATATCGGTTCGCGTCTTATTGTTACCCAGCAGCCTGTTGCCAAGGATCTTCGCAGAATACTGGTTGCTTTTAAAATATCAAGCGATCTGGAACGTATGGGCGATCTGGCGCTGGATGTAGCTAAAGTAACGCTGCGCCTGCAGAATGAACCGCTGATCAAGCCGCTCATCGATATCCCGCAGATGGCGAATCTGGTCAAGGTGATGATTGAAGAAGCCATTACTTCTTATCTTGACGAAAATACGGATCTTGCTTATAAAATGGCTCAGGATGACGATCAGGTCGATCAATTGTACAGCCAAATCCTGACGGAATTATACGGTCATATGCGATCGAAACCCGATTCTTTGTCCCAAGCCTTACTGTTGACCCTGGTCGGGCGTTACATTGAACGAATCGCGGACCATGCGACCAATATCGGGGAGAGCGCCGTATACCTGGTAACAGGCAAACGCCCTGACTTGAACCGGTAA